GATCCATTGCAAGGGTGACAGTGTTTCCAGAATCAATCTTACGAGTTATGGTGTAAAAGGTACATTCCATGCATTTCCATTCTCATCTTTGCCTAAGCTTGACGAGTTAGACCTTAGCATCAATGGACTTTTTGGCACAATCCCACCTCAAATCAATCAACTCTCTAATCTCACTTACCTTGATTTATCATATAATCAGTTGTCTGGAAAAATCCCACCTCAAATTGGTCAATTTATTCATCTGAAGACCCTTCACCTTGTTCAAAACCTGTTGAATGGCTCCATCCCTGACGAAATAGGTCAGCTAGAGTCCCTCGAAGAGCTTGCCTTGCAAAACAACTATCTAAATGGTTCCATCCCTTCTTCTTTGGGTAACTTGGCCAACCTGACCTACTTGTATATGTTAAATAATTCCCTTTCTGGTAACATCCCTTCAGAAATAGGAAAACTTAGCAGCTTGCAGGAACTTTACATTGACAACAACCAACTCACAGGTTCCATCCCTTCCACTTTTAGAAACCTAAAACACTTGAGATTGCTCAATTTGTCCACTAACAGTCTTTCAGGATCCATCCCTTCTGAATTTGGGCATATGGAATCTCTGAATTGGTTAGTACTTTTTAAAAACAATCTATCAGGTTTCATCCCACCCTCACTCGGAAACTTGACTGATCTGACCATTCTCCAACTGTATGAAAATAAGCTTTTTGGCCCCATTCCTGAAGAGTTAGGGAACTTGAAATTATTGGTTTTCCTAGAGGTGAGTCAAAACCAACTCAATGGTTCTATTCCATCTTCATTTGCTAATTTGAGCAACTTGGAAACTTTGTTCCTCCGAGACAACCAACTTTCCGGTCCCATACCTCAAGAAATAGGAAACTTCATGAAAATGTGGATGTTGGAACTCGATGGAAACCAGTTCACTGGGCAGCTGCCACAAAACATTTGCAGAGGTGGAACACTGGAATATTTCATAGCCAATGATAACCATTTCAGAGGACCAATACCCAAAGACTTGAAAAACTGCAGCAGCCTAAAAAGAGTGCGCCTGGAAAGAAATAGACTGACTGGAAACATATCAGAAGATTTCGGAGTCTATCCAAGCTTGAAATTTATAAGCCTTAGTGACAATGACTTTTATGGTGAAATTTCACCTCAGTGGGCGTCGTGCAATAATTTGAGCAGCCTACAGATTGCCCGGAACAACATCACTGGCAGAATACCACCTGAGCTTGGAAACTCAGCTCAGCTTCAGGCTCTTGATCTTTCTTCAAATCATTTAGTTGGGGAGATTCCTAAGGAACTGACAAAATTGACATCTTTAACAAGGCTTATTTTGTCAGGGAATCAACTCTCTGGTGGTATACCAGTGGAAGTTGGATCTTTTTCCCAACTCGAGTATCTTGATTTGTCGGCAAACAGATTGAGTCAGTCCATCCCCGAGACTATAGGGGATATGTTGAAATTGTACTACTTGAATTTGAGTAGTAACAATTTCAGCCTTGGAATTCCACGTCAGATAGGCAAGTTAGTTCAAGTGAATGAATTAGATCTGAGTCAAAACATGCTTTCAGGGGAGATTCCAACACAATTTCAATCTTTGCAGAGCTTGTCAACGTTGAACCTCTCTTACAATAACCTCTCTGGTAGCATCACCATTTTCAATGAGCTCCGAGGCTTGGTCCAAGTTGACATAGCACATAATGAATTGGAGGGTCCAGTTCCTGATGTCCCAGCGTTTCAGAATGCTTCAATACAAGCATTAGAAGGAAACAAGGGTTTGTGTGGCAATGTTAGTGGGTTGAAACCTTGCAAGCTTTCTAAAAACGGCCACCACAAGTTACTCTACGGAATCATGCTTCCTCTGTTAGGAGCTGCTATCCTTTCAATTGCTATTCTGGCTTTGTTTTTTGgcttaaaaaaaaaaggcaaagatGCAGATGAAGAAAGGGAAAGCACCAAGATTGATGAGAACCTCTTTGCAATATCGTCCGTCGATGGAAGATTGTTATATGCTGAGATTATAAGTGCTACTAAAAACTTTAATTCTCAGTGCTGCGTTAGAAAGGGAGAATACGGAAATGTATACCGAGTACAACTGTCATCAGGTGATATTGTAGCTGTGAAGAAAGTCTTTCCACTGCATGCTGATGAAGTTAGAACTGCAAAAGAATTCCAAAATGAAGTAATGGCGCTCATAGATATACAGCATGGTAATATTGTGAAGTTCTACGGGTTTTGTTGCTCTGCTGAACAATCATTCTTGGTTTACAAATACCTCGAAAAAGGTAGTTTGGCTACCAATCTAAGCAATGATGAAACAGCAAAAGAATTGGACTGGGATAAAAGGCTGAATATTATAAATGGGGTTGCTTATGCCCTGTCTTACTTGCACCATGATTGCTCACCACCAATTGTCCATCGAGACATTACAAGCAACAATGTTTTACTCGACTTGGAATTTGAAGCTCACATTTCAGGTTTTGGCATGGCTAAACTTCTCAGTCCAGACTCATCTAATTGGACCAATCTTGCTGGAACATATGGATATGTCGCACCAGGTGATGTAGTTTATAGAAATCTTTTGGTGCATGAAAGGTAGATCATTGTTCTGTAATTGACTATTTCTTTGTCTTTCCTTGGCAGAGCTTGCCTACACAATGAAGGTTACAGAAAAGTGTGACGTTTATAGTTTTGGAGTGCTGATTCTGGAAGTTATCGTGGGAGCACATCCGGGTGATTTGATCGCCACGCTACCATCTTCATCCCTTGAAATGCGGCTTCTGGTGAAAGATGTCTTGGATCAGAAGCCTTTACCTCCATCAGCATACATTCAAGACAAACTAGTATCTTTAATGAAGATTGCTTTTATGTGTTTGGCTGACAATCCACATTCTAGACCAACCATGTGCGCTGTTTCTCAGCTGTTAGCCAGCTGAATCTTTTCCTCCCAAGGGTCTTACATTGAATTGCAGACTGCCATGTACGGTGTTTCTCAGCTGTTACTCTTTGAAGTCCTAATATTTTTATTGTTGTGTCATTGCTGATATACAAGTAGATTACTAAGGAAACTTTACCAGGTTTTCATGTATCATATTTATGTTTAAAGTGATTTCCAAGCAAATAGACCCCattatgtaacttattttgaAAAAAGTAGATTTGATTTTAATACTTCTCATTACACATTCccatatgatatataaaatattctaACTTAAGACGCATTTAACAGAGGACTTCGACTTTCAAACGTGCAATTATCTGCAGTATATATGTCGAATTTACTTACAATCCCATTGCACAAGCTGGTCAGTGACTGGCTCTCTGAGAGAAAAATCTATGGTCCGTCCAAATGTCAAGCTATGCATCGAAGTTTTTTCTACAGTATTAGTATCTGGCACTTATATTGGGTACGTAAGTATAGATAAGATCATCCAAATAAATGAAAAAGCTAAGAAAAATTGAGTTGGAAGGATTTGCGATGTCTGTTTGAAGAATATTACATTAACCAGTCTTGAAATCTTCAAATAGCTATGACTTGTCTTCAGGAAATTAGTAACTATGAAAGCTACCCTTTAACAACTTAATTTAATGTCCATTGACATTATTAAGTCCCCAAAAATCAACAGTACTTTTGGAGCTTGACCCCAAACCTCAACAAGTACCTCTCCATGCAGCTATGTAACCATATTCCATCTGAACATATTTAATGTTTCCATACTCTCTTTCCTTGATTTGGCTAACAATTCCATCCGAACTTTCCTTGTTGACAAGTCTAGACCACCTTGCTATGGCTCGTAACAACATAAATGGCACCATACCAAAATAGATAGGGAAGTTGAGATCACTTTCTCAACTCTTTTTTGCAAAAAAATGAACTGACAGACAATATCCATTCTCCTATAGGGAAATTGAGCAACTTGGTTAATCTCTACCTTGGCGACAATGAACTCTACGTCTCCATCCCTGACTTGAATTGTTTGATTTGTCAAGAAACCATCTTGATGGTAGGTtctgtaacaacctaattttcagtggtgtcgggaacagtgattcgagatcactaaatccgacgagtaagtttaaaaatttagtaaattaaaatttattagtcaagtgtgaatttagaaatatatttgaattagagaattttgtgaattaaaagaatttattaggtcaaatgggtcaaaaacaaggtatcgagacctcgaatttatAAACTgagccaaaaatatttttagaaatatttatggagtgtcattgagttagtattaaagttttgttattaaagttttgttagaaaattttaacgttttgatagttaattaattaaaaaagactaaattgtaaaaagtgtaaaatgtgttaaagtgattaaatagctcgtGTTAAAAAAAGGACTTATAGGacaattaagcctaaaaataagTAGGCTGAACGGCAAGGGCagaaaaatcagcaagaaaataaagtgaaataagggcaaaattggaaatgttacaaataactaaataaaataaagactaaattgaaaaatctagagatatcaccatttttcttcagcaaaaacgccataggaggtctggaataagctggtttttcatatttttgcaccatgtgagttcaattcttgcttcttctttaaaatttttatgtttttgtgacttttacaattaggtctaactattgaattcattagtttttaattctataagtgaaattgaaatttgacaTGGACAAGTGTTGTATGTTTAAGATGAATTATCATGAATTTGAAGCTTTTAATTCATTATATGATgaatttattaagtgattttaatagaaattgatttttaggacctaattgtgaaaaagtttagaATTAGGGTTTGACGTTGAAATTATGAATGCAAAAGGGTATATAGTGGTTTATAATGatggaataaagtgttaattgaggaAAATTATctcaattgatgggttaattaatcggggactaaattgtaaaaattataaaatttggggtaaaagtgttattttaaaaattaaagggcacaaattgtgaagtgaattagaatttaatttgatgctaataaatggaaaattttatattttagatcaagaatccgAAGATAAATgcgaaaaagagaaaattatcgATTAGTCCTTGAATTTCTACAACTTCTACAAATTGACCCAGGTAAATTCATAtggttgaattattattattagtttttaatttagaaatgatataacgtattatttcatatgtttttcaTTAAATTATGATTATTGGAAGACtatgaaaagtgaattgaatgtttaaattgaatagaaCGCTGGATTGAGTACAATCATTTAGAGACAAGTGAAGTGATGagtgatgaattgacagataaaaATCATGGTATAACCATAGAAAAGTGtggaatgtaagaccatagctgggctataaCATTTAAGTGAAaagaccataactaggttatGACAATTGTGatcgtaagaccatggttggaccatggcggTACATGtgtgtatgtgtaagaccatagctgggctatgacatcgTAAATAAAGTGCAAGTCCATAGCTAGACTATGTCATTGTGAtaaagtgtaagaccatggcagggccatgGCAATGTATGTGCAAGATTAAAGTGGACTGCGGCAAAAAGAAAACAGTGTACTCAATTCCGTGagaaacatgttaatttgcatggtttcttgtgtttaatttggtttatttctgaATTGATCCTTGATAAATTAGTGTTTCTATGATTTAATCTTGTTATGGATGCAATTGGACAAAAACAAGCTAAAAGGGGACAAATTGAAACACGATCATTGAAATGGGGCCAAATAAAAAAGATGGAGGAAGCCAAGGACACatcaaatattttgactttgtaaaagccaaaaataggaaaatcttattttattttattttatttttgattttatattaaattagttttggttaaatttagtaaaccccatgtatataaataggttTTATGTTCTTAGgaaatcatccattaattttGTATTCCTACTCCAATTTGGAATAgaattgttctttctttttctttggaaTTGACTTGAGCTACTGCTATTTTCATTGGCATTTTGCCTGCTTTTATAAATAGGCCTAATTCCCTTTCAAGTCTTTCCATTCCCCAATTTCTTCCATTATActtaacctgtaacaccccgaaaatttctacagtaagtaTTATCCTGAAtacagtaaaataaggaaataaagtgacaagaagagaaaaattgagttatgtcactggaagtatattatgacatattgattcaagaaaagactaaattgtaaaagtaagaaaagttttgtggtccaagagtaaatacttaaaatttgagggactaaagtgtaaatatgaaaaagttgaaggactaatagtgcaaatattttaagggtggaattatctagaaaccaaggaaaattgatgaataaggaccaaattgaataggtgaagaattatgagggactaaattgtaattttatcaaattaagtgatgactcaagaatggaattttaaaagatcacaagggtaaaatggtcaattgaaagagagagaaatctagaaagtaatgatatgttggtgatattttatagttatttaattagataattattatttatttaatattttaataagatatttattattattttattattttatttagtatatatatgtgtgtatggaAAGAAAAATGAGAGGGAACAACACCATCATTTTCATACATCCGAAGttagaaagaaaagagaagagtaaactttcttttctttacaatttagtcatccCATAAAAAATTCACCCTTTTCacctaaaaatgaaaagaattttcatagctaccaagagagaaaaatgttaaggagactaaggCGAGttggaatatcaagttggattcaagaaatagaagctggaggagagagaaaattcaagttaaagattaaaatcaatggGATAAGGTaagaattttaatatttcaatatattttaagtagagcttctcatgtaaggtaatatcaaaagcatgaaaatgatgctaaggtagagttttcttatataaggatctatgttcttgatatattagtgaagggaaatgagagaaaataatgggaaatatggtagagaatggaaataagagtgttataaacttggtgatcaatatgttgcactaaagtatttttggacagcagtaataggctaactttgaaaaatcaccaaaaatggtagaaattgaattagaagctgagtgagatatagaattaaatcttattgagtctatgttcatataaaagaaatagagaaagtaaAGGAATTCTGTGttctgagatatttatatttttgtgagactggttcagaatgattttgagatcccctattctgacttggaaaaattattaaacattatACAAAAACAATTTTGGGACATAATGTATATGGTTAGATATAAGAAACAAAtgataacatcatttgaattctttttaaagagataattaaactttagtgaagagtggtcagaactgtcaaatagcaaaataggggagactttaatgaataaactgtactaattggctaaaccaaaaatgctgaaaattttatggtaagaagacatgtgagtctagtttcagataaaattaacagatcttaatttggagttttttagctcaatatataaataatttagtgactatgactcagatggacagctttgaatatacatataagtaagtagtgaaattatggataatgttacttataagcatattatataaattaaggatgtggaatggagaggaggaggaggaaaatatgtatgaatattcagctagtatagctaatttgcatgttttaggctcagagactaaattgaataaaagtaaaactttatgagaaaatttgtaaaaagttagaaatgaccaatttgcatgaagtggattattttattatttaaaattgcaaaattgaataaaattattaatttagttcaagatcgaggaaaaaaaacatgttttaatgattaaattgaaaagtgttgaaattatgaaaaattctgatattttgtAGAATacatgggttgttatcaatttgtatgagaataacggctggaaataaggattaaattgcaagaattttatttttaaatgcataaaatatcgatataatgaattacctgatttatatttatgaagaaatggcaagagaatgatatttatcatgatatgttaatatgtgattatctttaatacattgatacaaggaaattaagtatatggagacgagtaataaattcaagtaaaacatgtcgaaaaaaataagtatgtttaaaggacaatatgattgattttaattggttccaaatataaacgttagatgaaataaaatatctaataaataaatcggtaacttcggtaatgctccgtaactctattccgttgacagattcgggttaggggcatTACATAACCTACCTTTCAAAACATAAAAAGCATgaataatttcatgcttcactaaatttCATCTTAGCCTTGGGCCGGTGTTCTTTTCGGTCGGGAATCGTGAGATACTAACTCATGCTAAAAATTCGTCCAATTGGTATTCattttttcctaagtatcgggataaaccaatcatcccttaaagttaaattcgatttcaagtcaaagtgcacgttgggttggagtcgtgtttgctTACAGTTGGAGATTTGAGTCGACCGTGCTGAATTTGGATTTCCGATAATAAATTAAGGAAGAAGTGATCGGGTTTAAACGACCTACACAATTGA
The sequence above is drawn from the Gossypium hirsutum isolate 1008001.06 chromosome A05, Gossypium_hirsutum_v2.1, whole genome shotgun sequence genome and encodes:
- the LOC107957747 gene encoding MDIS1-interacting receptor like kinase 2 isoform X2, which encodes MRYEVLAFNVFQRPNLQWRGRRRPQQSEALALLNWKASLLSLTNRSVLPSWTVSPGNAQASPCGWFGIHCKGDSVSRINLTSYGVKGTFHAFPFSSLPKLDELDLSINGLFGTIPPQINQLSNLTYLDLSYNQLSGKIPPQIGQFIHLKTLHLVQNLLNGSIPDEIGQLESLEELALQNNYLNGSIPSSLGNLANLTYLYMLNNSLSGNIPSEIGKLSSLQELYIDNNQLTGSIPSTFRNLKHLRLLNLSTNSLSGSIPSEFGHMESLNWLVLFKNNLSGFIPPSLGNLTDLTILQLYENKLFGPIPEELGNLKLLVFLEVSQNQLNGSIPSSFANLSNLETLFLRDNQLSGPIPQEIGNFMKMWMLELDGNQFTGQLPQNICRGGTLEYFIANDNHFRGPIPKDLKNCSSLKRVRLERNRLTGNISEDFGVYPSLKFISLSDNDFYGEISPQWASCNNLSSLQIARNNITGRIPPELGNSAQLQALDLSSNHLVGEIPKELTKLTSLTRLILSGNQLSGGIPVEVGSFSQLEYLDLSANRLSQSIPETIGDMLKLYYLNLSSNNFSLGIPRQIGKLVQVNELDLSQNMLSGEIPTQFQSLQSLSTLNLSYNNLSGSITIFNELRGLVQVDIAHNELEGPVPDVPAFQNASIQALEGNKGLCGNVSGLKPCKLSKNGHHKLLYGIMLPLLGAAILSIAILALFFGLKKKGKDADEERESTKIDENLFAISSVDGRLLYAEIISATKNFNSQCCVRKGEYGNVYRVQLSSGDIVAVKKVFPLHADEVRTAKEFQNEVMALIDIQHGNIVKFYGFCCSAEQSFLVYKYLEKGSLATNLSNDETAKELDWDKRLNIINGVAYALSYLHHDCSPPIVHRDITSNNVLLDLEFEAHISGFGMAKLLSPDSSNWTNLAGTYGYVAPELAYTMKVTEKCDVYSFGVLILEVIVGAHPGDLIATLPSSSLEMRLLVKDVLDQKPLPPSAYIQDKLVSLMKIAFMCLADNPHSRPTMCAVSQLLAS
- the LOC107957747 gene encoding MDIS1-interacting receptor like kinase 2 isoform X1, which codes for MKRVAWLPSLLLLIVTLHTCLSDVESNSTAEALALLNWKASLLSLTNRSVLPSWTVSPGNAQASPCGWFGIHCKGDSVSRINLTSYGVKGTFHAFPFSSLPKLDELDLSINGLFGTIPPQINQLSNLTYLDLSYNQLSGKIPPQIGQFIHLKTLHLVQNLLNGSIPDEIGQLESLEELALQNNYLNGSIPSSLGNLANLTYLYMLNNSLSGNIPSEIGKLSSLQELYIDNNQLTGSIPSTFRNLKHLRLLNLSTNSLSGSIPSEFGHMESLNWLVLFKNNLSGFIPPSLGNLTDLTILQLYENKLFGPIPEELGNLKLLVFLEVSQNQLNGSIPSSFANLSNLETLFLRDNQLSGPIPQEIGNFMKMWMLELDGNQFTGQLPQNICRGGTLEYFIANDNHFRGPIPKDLKNCSSLKRVRLERNRLTGNISEDFGVYPSLKFISLSDNDFYGEISPQWASCNNLSSLQIARNNITGRIPPELGNSAQLQALDLSSNHLVGEIPKELTKLTSLTRLILSGNQLSGGIPVEVGSFSQLEYLDLSANRLSQSIPETIGDMLKLYYLNLSSNNFSLGIPRQIGKLVQVNELDLSQNMLSGEIPTQFQSLQSLSTLNLSYNNLSGSITIFNELRGLVQVDIAHNELEGPVPDVPAFQNASIQALEGNKGLCGNVSGLKPCKLSKNGHHKLLYGIMLPLLGAAILSIAILALFFGLKKKGKDADEERESTKIDENLFAISSVDGRLLYAEIISATKNFNSQCCVRKGEYGNVYRVQLSSGDIVAVKKVFPLHADEVRTAKEFQNEVMALIDIQHGNIVKFYGFCCSAEQSFLVYKYLEKGSLATNLSNDETAKELDWDKRLNIINGVAYALSYLHHDCSPPIVHRDITSNNVLLDLEFEAHISGFGMAKLLSPDSSNWTNLAGTYGYVAPELAYTMKVTEKCDVYSFGVLILEVIVGAHPGDLIATLPSSSLEMRLLVKDVLDQKPLPPSAYIQDKLVSLMKIAFMCLADNPHSRPTMCAVSQLLAS